Genomic segment of Panicum virgatum strain AP13 chromosome 9N, P.virgatum_v5, whole genome shotgun sequence:
ACTTTAACAAACAATAGATGATCTGAGAGCAAGCTGTGCACATATACGAACGAGCCGGATGTATCCGAAAACAATAGGGGTAGCCAAGGGCTGGACGAAGGTGACCGTGTGGCTTTTACTGCACAGGGGTGGCTGCTTCAGGGATGGTGAGCGAGCTTCTTCACTATTGAGGCCATGTACTTGCCCTGGTGCTCGGCGAGGGCAAGCTCCGTCTCACTGGGTTGTCTGCTGCCATCGCCAGCAAAGACCCCGGCACCGTATGGGCTGCCGCCTCTAATATCGTCCATCTTGAACATGCTTGCACCAAATGTGTAGCCAATGGGAACGAAAAGCATTCCATGGTGCACTAGCTGGGTGATGGCCGTCCAACTACAATAAACAACCAAAGCATGGTCACTGGTCAGGAATAGCAAAGCATGATGAACACAGATACTTAAAACCAAGGTAGAAATTACAACTCTACTCAGCTAAAAATGTATATATTCAGCTCAAAAAAATTTACAACTCTACATGACAACAAGTAGGGAGAATAAAATCGAGGCACAAGGACTTCGATTCTTTTAGTTTTTTGTTAGGATGAGAGAAACATTATTACTGGCCTCGTACCAAAGACTTGTGGTTCTAGAGCAGTTAAGTCACAAGTATGTACAAAAGTTAAGTGATAGTTCTTAGTAATTTATGATCTGTGTATTTTCTTTGCCTTTATCTGCCCTCAAAAAGACTACTAAAGCAATTACTCAAGTGAAGAAACTGAAAAGGATAGCTAACTGGCTAGAAACTGGCACAACTGCACATGGAAATTTTACCTAAGGAgcaatatatccaaaattcacatgacACAAGGGACAATATTTTGTTTCCACAAGAGGAACCTAGATTAGAAAGTGATAGCTTGTAGCCTCCAATTGGATGCAGGAATTTAAGGGCTGTGTTCACTTCCAAAATTTCtgtctccaaacttcactattcacctatcacatcaaatcttttaccttatgcatggagcattaaatgtagataaataaaaaaactaattgcatagttttgatgtacacgacaagacgaatcttttgagcctggttaggtcatggtaggacaacaattaccacaaacaaacaaaaagtactacagtgtgccacagtgtccgatgtgaccctttttaccactattttactgatctaaacacagccatgatGGCGAATCTGATCTCTAACAGGAATCTTCCAGTAATATATCTGTTTCTTTCGTCATGAGCCTACAAAGTTTGAATGCATTGCCCGTGCTTACAGCAATATGACAGATATTGATCAGGTACAAGCCTAAAGATACCGTACCGTCGCATTAACTCAAGAGTCCTTTTTGTACAAATCATATCCAATGTCCTTAAATTCGTCTACAGCCACCTATGTTGTTGTTAATAGTTTCACTGTACAACACCGTGATAATCAATAATGGAGAATAGTGCAACAGCATGCAAAACTGCTGCAAATATGGTACTTTATTTCCATAGTTTGCAACAACCAAATCAATGTTAGGATCACCATAACACGGACGTTGTAGCTTGCTTTAGAAGCACTTAATAGCGAAATATGGAAAAATGTCAAAAATGTTAACCATGAGCGTTTCAGATTCAATTACATGACGATCCTCATTTTAGTAATTGCCCCTTGTCATCTATATGATTTATCATctcctagttgtaaacatgcaTTCAGTGAATTGTGCACAAGTACGGATGGAGTGCAAGCACAAATCATCAAACCTGTGATAAATAAGCAGGTCATTCTAAAAATTGAGAGTAGGAGCACATCAAGAACAAAATGGGTGTGCTGTTAATCAAAACTACTAAGCCATGCCTTGATTATCTCACACATGGAGCTTAAACCAAGGGGGCGTGAAAACATCACAAATCCAAAGTTTCGGACCAGTCAACCAACCTGGAGTATAGCAGAGTATGTTCAACCCTGATTAAAACAGGAGGAAAGAAAGTGATAGACCTCATTCTCCAGTTAAACACTTACCAACAAACCACTTGCAACTCAATATTATGGACTATTTTAATAAGTTTAAAAAATGGCCTATGGATGCAATAGCAAGTGTTCCTATCTTGTCCACTTCAAATAATTAACTCTTCCTTCCACTGCATCGTAACGCATTACCAGAAAATTGAAAGAGTAAGGAGATGCTTACGCCGTGGTCTCCTGGCCGCCGCCCTGCGTTCCGGTGCTGACGAAGAATCCGGCGGGCTTCCCGGCGAGCTTCTGCTCCTGCCAGAGCGAGCCGGTGGAGTCGAAGAATGCCTTCATCTGCGCGGCCATGGAGCCGTACCTCGTCGGGAAGCCGAAGAGCACGCCATCGGCCTCCTGCAGGTCCGCTGCCGACGCGATGACGGGGACCGCGGGGTCCTTGGCCGGCGCCTGCATCTTCTCCAGCACCTCCGGCGGGAGCGTCTCTGGGACCCGCCGCAGCACGGCCTCCACGCCTtccaccgcgccggcgccggccgccgcgcgccgcgccaggGACTCCACGTGTCCGTACATCGAGTAGAACACGATGTACAGCCGCACCTTCCGCCCGGCTCCCGCCTCcaacgccggcgccgcggcggctgctgcgggaACCACCTCCTCTGGCGcctcgcgcggcgccgccgcagcggcggacgacgacgaggccgcggcggccggcggctggcGCTTCTTGCTGGggacgcagccgccgcccttgcccatCTCCGGCGGCCGCGCTGGTCAACCGGCGCCCGCTCTCTCTGCCTCCCCCTCGATCCAATCCAACCCAACCCAcactcccgccgccgcacgcgggAAACCTGCGCAAAGAACCCGCAATTCAGCGACGCCTCCGAGGAAACCGCGGATCTGAGGGAGGAATTCCCGGCTCCCCAGACGGGCTCTCCGCGATCAGGAACTCAAGAAATGCGATCTCGgggacggcggaggaggcgagggGATTTGACCTCGGAATTCGGCGGGGCAAGTGGTGGGGTGGAGTGAGGTGAGGGCGAGGAGTGGAGATGCCAGCTCAGGGAGGGAGGCAGCGCGCTGGAGGAAATGGCTTTGTTTAAGGAAGGGGTAGAAGGCTGGTTCACGCTGGGTTGGATGGGCTAGGTTCATGCAAAATTGAGGTGAAGATCACATGATCATTAAGCAGTAATGACTGCCAGCACTTTTGCATTGAATAGA
This window contains:
- the LOC120691106 gene encoding probable NAD(P)H dehydrogenase (quinone) FQR1-like 2 translates to MGKGGGCVPSKKRQPPAAAASSSSAAAAAPREAPEEVVPAAAAAAPALEAGAGRKVRLYIVFYSMYGHVESLARRAAAGAGAVEGVEAVLRRVPETLPPEVLEKMQAPAKDPAVPVIASAADLQEADGVLFGFPTRYGSMAAQMKAFFDSTGSLWQEQKLAGKPAGFFVSTGTQGGGQETTAWTAITQLVHHGMLFVPIGYTFGASMFKMDDIRGGSPYGAGVFAGDGSRQPSETELALAEHQGKYMASIVKKLAHHP